One window of Lytechinus variegatus isolate NC3 chromosome 2, Lvar_3.0, whole genome shotgun sequence genomic DNA carries:
- the LOC121407374 gene encoding tRNA-dihydrouridine(20) synthase [NAD(P)+]-like, translating to MGSRLNYANKVILAPMVRIGTLPTRLLALEYGADIVYCEELIDFKMLTCRRKVNDVLGTVDYISKDDVVVFRTCSKETDRLVFQMGTADAQRALKVAKMLEKDISGIDINMGCPKDFSLQGGMGAALLKTPDRIKEILTTLVQGVKIPVTCKIRILPKLEDTIALAKMIEQTGVAALAVHGRLTEERPRHPVHCDAIKAISDCISIPLIANGGSQDIIKSYDDIEKFREMTGASSVMIAREAQWNPSIFRKEGKLPIQDVIKRYIQYAVDYDNVYTNMKYCIQQILRDEVQSERGQELQRSKSVKEICSAFDMNDYHDKVLAARSETIEELDCTEMAPKKRKLNDGTFVIEAPCKINRKQLRLFKTSYKSLLVQYCHAQRLQLPRYTTEEDKKNNVFRSSIRLNNQEYATTLWCTSKKFSEQAAAAVCCQQLGLSLQKRDPSSGTPSKKSCTKSGDQKVKKQGQEVKSKGQATDQSEQQDIVNSQPVEGQEEVCNGTGAESSSSQKAGDASPSTVPAPSKDCSTHHQDERYGDIAEQR from the exons ATGGGTTCTAGGCTGAACTATGCCAACAAAGTGATCCTAGCTCCGATGGTGAGGATAGGCACTCTCCCTACAAGACTATTGGCATTGGAATATGGTGCCGACATTGTATATTGCGAG GAGTTGATTGATTTCAAAATGCTCACTTGCAGGAGAAAAGTGAATg ATGTTCTTGGAACTGTTGATTACATATCGAAGGATGATGTGGTAGTCTTCCGTACCTGTTCAAAAGAAACAGATCGACTAGTGTTCCAGATGGGAACAGCGGATGCCCAGCGAGCACTGAAGGTTGCGAAGATGCT TGAGAAAGACATATCGGGAATCGATATCAATATGGGCTGTCCTAAGGATTTCTCATTGCAAGGAGGTATGGGAGCAGCACTGCTCAAAACACCAGATCGTATCAAGGAG ATTCTGACAACATTGGTTCAGGGAGTGAAAATTCCTGTAACATGCAAGATTCGAATCCTCCCCAAG TTGGAGGACACCATAGCACTTGCCAAGATGATTGAGCAAACTGGTGTTGCTGCCCTTGCTGTCCATGGACGTCTTACTGAAGAGCGCCCTCGCCACCCTGTACACTGTGATGCAATCAAGGCAATTTCTGATTGTATTAGTATTCCACTGATTGCAAA TGGAGGTTCACAAGACATCATCAAATCCTATGATGACATAGAGAAATTCCGAGAGATGACCGGAGCGTCATCGGTGATGATAGCCAGGGAGGCCCAGTGGAACCCGTCCATCTTCCGAAAGGAAGGCAAACTGCCAATACAGGATGTGATCAAGAGATACATCCAATAT gCTGTAGACTATGATAATGTTTACACCAACATGAAGTACTGCATCCAACAGATCCTAAGAGATGAGGTCCAATCTGAACGGGGTCAGGAATTACAGCGTTCAAAGAGTGTGAAGGAGATCTG TTCAGCATTTGACATGAATGATTACCATGACAAGGTCTTGGCAGCAAGGTCAGAAACCATAGAAGAGCTAGATTGCACAGAGATGGCCCCTAAGAAACGGAAGCTGAATGATGGGACCTTCGTCATAGAAGCACCATGTAAAATAAACAG GAAACAGTTGAGGCTATTCAAGACAAGTTACAAGAGTTTGCTGGTACAGTACTGCCATGCCCAGAGACTACAACTGCCTCGATACACCACA gaggaggataaaaagaataatgttTTCAGGTCTTCTATTAGATTGAACAATCAGGAATATGCCACAACACTATG GTGTACAAGTAAGAAGTTTTCTGAGCAAGCTGCAGCAGCAGTTTGCTGCCAACAGCTCGGCTTGTCTCTCCAAAAGAGGGACCCTTCCTCGGGCACTCCTTCAAAGAAGAGCTGTACCAAATCAGGAGATCAGAAGGTCAAAAAGCAAGGTCAGGAGGTAAAATCAAAAGGTCAGGCTACAGACCAATCCGAGCAGCAGGACATCGTGAATAGCCAGCCTGTCGAAGGGCAGGAAGAGGTTTGTAATGGGACGGGGGCAGAATCATCCAGTTCACAGAAAGCAGGGGATGCTTCCCCCTCAACCGTGCCTGCACCAAGCAAGGATTGCTCTACACATCATCAGGATGAAAGATATGGTGATATTGCTGAGCAGAGATGA